One Onthophagus taurus isolate NC chromosome 11, IU_Otau_3.0, whole genome shotgun sequence genomic window carries:
- the LOC111424246 gene encoding uncharacterized protein isoform X2 — MEYLHGICIMLKPNNSRLSVIFEYCLTTILGQLDENIRKNIIFLFSNGRSSFYTPGDTQIPLEEVLKSADTTSRNPIPFNKQNTFCVESDWFRYVAAKSAQVKFNDNQVSNFEDSFKKSSEEVIRMIKYIKSLAPQQIKGLLSINEAKRIIRRLSATIASNLATQRKNWRQLNAVKKNNSNTNKKPEENLKPGRKLPGNQPPRVRTHQSPATTKLGGSSDRNCNHNHQSKFYEQGVEPTITLEVKIDEDPDVKTNQNENETDTNKAKQEQDDIDGLNHEFITLLHAAAQFNIFLKENVPFNPLDEIQDHLEKMKKESETLNDKQNVTMYHNILKKYEVKKKSIIGVTLKDIDETIKKLFNLKHSGPSLKKKLGIDDEKKTETEQNEKDTINVKKPEPKAQGELEVDNKQALETRSEDIEVHHTIKKSEQKQSDDVVEPKTEQNPENTRCILFSGSKPKVSLPE, encoded by the exons ATGGAATATTTACACGGAATCTGTATAATGCTGAAACCAAACAATTCAAGATTAAGCGTGATATTTGAGTATTGCCTCACAACTATTTTGGGTCAACTGGATGAAAATATtcgtaaaaatataatttttcttttctcaaaTGGGCGTTCGAGTTTTTATACACCAGGAGATACTCAAATACCTTTAGAAGAAGTTTTAAAATCGGCGGATACAACAAGCAGAAATCCTATtccttttaataaacaaaatacttTTTGTGTTGAAAGTGATTGGTTCAGATATGTTGCTGCTAAATCAGCTCAGGTTAAGTTTAACGATAATCAAGTTTCTAATTTTGAggatagttttaaaaaatcatcggAAGAAGTTATAAG aatgataaaatatattaaatcgTTAGCTCCAcaacaaattaaaggattGTTATCGATTAACGAGGCTAAACGTATAATACGTCGATTGTCAGCAACGATCGCATCTAATTTAGCAACTCAAAGAAAAAACTGGAGACAACTTAACGCcgttaagaaaaataattcaaataccAATAAAAAACCCGAAGAAAATTTGAAGCCTGGAAGAAAATTACCAGGAAATCAA ccACCAAGAGTAAGAACCCATCAATCTCCAGCAACAACAAAACTTGGTGGATCTTCTGATAGAAATTGTAATCATAACCatcaatcaaaattttatgagcAAGGTGTTGAACCGACAATCACCTTAGaagtaaaaattgatgaagatCCTGATGTGAAAACCAATCAGAATGAAAATGAAACAGATACAAACAAAGCAAAACAAGAACAGGACGACATTGACGGTTTAAATCACGagtttattacattattacaTGCAGCGGctcaatttaacatatttttaaaagaaaacgttCCATTTAACCCTTTGGATGAAATTCAAGATCACCTTGAGAAGATGAAAAAAGA gAGCGAAACTCTCAAtgataaacaaaatgttacTATGTACcacaatattttgaaaaagtatgaggttaaaaagaaatctattATTGGTGTTACTCTGAAAGATATCGATGAAAccatcaaaaaattgtttaatttaaaacattcgGGGCCttcattgaaaaaaaaattaggaatTGATGATGAGAAAAAAACGGAAACTGAACAAAACGAGAAAGATACAATTAACGTAAAAAAACCTGAACCAAAAGCGCAGGGAGAATTGGAAGTTGATAATAAACAAGCGTTAGAAACGAGGTCCGAAGATATTGAAGTTCATCATACAATCAAAAAGTCTGAGCAAAAGCAAAGTGATGATGTGGTTGAACCAAAAACTGAGCAAAATCCGGAGAATACCAGATGCATATTATTTTCGGGTTCTAAACCAAAAGTTTCTTTACCCGAGTGa
- the LOC111424258 gene encoding uncharacterized protein: MSESENKVSLGDKNILNIVLFGETGVGKSTFVNAFANYLKYDTLIAASNGELLAPVPIKFTVMDENFQEKVIQIGKSENEKTDPGVSSTQHPKSYLLEIPEKNLKIRLIDTPGIGDTRGLKFDEENMEKILALLGELNHVNAFCVLVKPNNSRITVLFEHCMKHLFSKLDKKVFENFVFIFTNARSSFFTPGDTFLPLQILLEGIASEPHKIKFDRDNIFCIDNESIRYLAIKNKGIKINDNVEKDYQESYQISSNSIKRMIDYIKTLSPASMKDTLSINDSRRIIFKLAIPMIDVMEKCEDAKDILIEHERKINENENNLEKLKPYLYIPVVKHKIEEKRDVEHKKGTIKPYLDLSWTPPFISVGVKTTTRRKIVVTTIQTPYVLYVEASNIKSTIDEKERAKATMVEIKQQLKKSLEDLEKEENLILTALVKFTVFLKENAFLMGADIFKNDLTTLIKKEREIKINPRRLESYENLLSTYLDEIANVSNVTPQDVDDVKTELLKQKHFGDILKYYYELDVLANDTTIN; this comes from the exons ATGTCTGAATCTGAGAATAAAGTGTCCCTCGgcgataaaaatatattaaatattgttcTTTTTGGTGAAACAGGTGTAGGTAAATCAACTTTTGTGAATGCTTtcgcaaattatttaaaatacgaTACGTTGATTGCGGCTTCTAATGGAGAATTATTGGCTCCTGTACCCATAAAATTTACGGTGATGgatgaaaattttcaagaaaaagttataCAAATCGGTAAaagtgaaaatgaaaaaacagATCCGGGCGTTTCATCAACTCAACATCCGAAAAGTTACTTATTAGAAAtaccagaaaaaaatttgaagataAGACTAATTGATACACCAGGGATTGGCGATACTCGAGGTTTAAAATTCGACGAAGAAAACATGGAAAAGATTTTAGCTCTATTGGGGGAATTGAATCATGTAAACGCTTTTTGTGTACTGGTAAAACCAAATAATTCTCGAATTACGGTGCTTTTTGAACATTGCATGAAgcatttattttccaaattggATAAGAAAGTCTTTGagaattttgttttcatcTTTACAAACGCTAGATCGAGCTTTTTTACCCCCGGAGACACCTTTTTACCTCTACAAATACTTCTCGAAGGAATTGCATCTGAAccacacaaaataaaatttgatcgTGACAACATTTTTTGCATCGATAACGAATCCATACGATATTTagctattaaaaataaaggaatTAAGATTAATGATAATGTTGAAAAAGATTACCAAGAAAGTTATCAAATATCTTCAAATTCAATTAAgag aatgATCGACTACATTAAAACTTTATCACCAGCTTCAATGAAAGATACATTATCAATAAATGATTCTcgaagaataatttttaaattagcaataCCAATGATAGACGTAATGGAAAAATGCGAAGATgcgaaagatattttaattgaacacgaacgaaaaataaatgaaaatgaaaataatttagaaaaattaaaaccctATTTATATATTCCAGttgttaaacataaaatagaaGAGAAGAGAGATGTTGAGCATAAAAAAGGTACAATAAAGCCTTATCTGGATTTGTCATGGACACCTCCATTCATTTCGGTTGGCGTGAAAACAACTACAAGGCGTAAAATAGTTGTGACTACTATTCAGACCCCTTACGTTTTGTACGTGGAAGCTAGTAATATTAAATCAACGATTGATGAAAAAGAACGAGCAAAAGCAACGATGGTTGAAATCAAACAGCAACTAAAAAAGAGTCTTGAAGATCTCGAAAAGGAGGAAAATCTTATTTTGACTGCCCTCGTTAAATTTACGGTattcttaaaagaaaatgctTTTCTAATGGGGGctgatatatttaaaaatgatttaaccacattgattaaaaa ggagagagaaattaaaataaatccgCGACGATTGGAAAGCTATGAAAACCTTTTATCAACCTATCTAGATGAAATCGCTAATGTTTCAAATGTTACTCCTCAAGATGTTGACGACGTTAAAacggaattattaaaacagaAACATTTTGGAgacattttgaaatattactaTGAATTAGACGTTTTAGCAAATGATACAaccataaattaa
- the LOC111424246 gene encoding uncharacterized protein isoform X1 — translation MESQKTYNVLLVGETGVGKSTFINTIFNYLAYDKLSDINQLKHSVGVRFTLMDDDFTERRIVIGEDSNEGRYAGKSATIQAQNHRIPLPDGSILNIIDTPGLGDNQGIENDHKNFEKVLEFISEMEYLHGICIMLKPNNSRLSVIFEYCLTTILGQLDENIRKNIIFLFSNGRSSFYTPGDTQIPLEEVLKSADTTSRNPIPFNKQNTFCVESDWFRYVAAKSAQVKFNDNQVSNFEDSFKKSSEEVIRMIKYIKSLAPQQIKGLLSINEAKRIIRRLSATIASNLATQRKNWRQLNAVKKNNSNTNKKPEENLKPGRKLPGNQPPRVRTHQSPATTKLGGSSDRNCNHNHQSKFYEQGVEPTITLEVKIDEDPDVKTNQNENETDTNKAKQEQDDIDGLNHEFITLLHAAAQFNIFLKENVPFNPLDEIQDHLEKMKKESETLNDKQNVTMYHNILKKYEVKKKSIIGVTLKDIDETIKKLFNLKHSGPSLKKKLGIDDEKKTETEQNEKDTINVKKPEPKAQGELEVDNKQALETRSEDIEVHHTIKKSEQKQSDDVVEPKTEQNPENTRCILFSGSKPKVSLPE, via the exons ATGGAATCCCAAAAAACATATAATGTTCTTTTGGTGGGTGAAACCGGTGTTGGCAAGTCAACATTTataaacaccatttttaaTTACCTGGCTTACGATAAATTATCAGATATAAACCAGTTAAAACATTCAGTCGGGGTAAGATTTACATTAATGGATGATGATTTTACAGAAAGAAGAATTGTGATTGGTGAAGATAGCAATGAAGGGCGTTATGCTGGAAAATCTGCTACGATACAAGCACAAAACCATCGTATTCCTTTACCAGATggttcaattttaaatataattgatACCCCTGGATTAGGAGATAATCAAGGTATTGAAAATGACCACAAAAACTTCGAAAAAGTCTTAGAATTTATATCAGAAATGGAATATTTACACGGAATCTGTATAATGCTGAAACCAAACAATTCAAGATTAAGCGTGATATTTGAGTATTGCCTCACAACTATTTTGGGTCAACTGGATGAAAATATtcgtaaaaatataatttttcttttctcaaaTGGGCGTTCGAGTTTTTATACACCAGGAGATACTCAAATACCTTTAGAAGAAGTTTTAAAATCGGCGGATACAACAAGCAGAAATCCTATtccttttaataaacaaaatacttTTTGTGTTGAAAGTGATTGGTTCAGATATGTTGCTGCTAAATCAGCTCAGGTTAAGTTTAACGATAATCAAGTTTCTAATTTTGAggatagttttaaaaaatcatcggAAGAAGTTATAAG aatgataaaatatattaaatcgTTAGCTCCAcaacaaattaaaggattGTTATCGATTAACGAGGCTAAACGTATAATACGTCGATTGTCAGCAACGATCGCATCTAATTTAGCAACTCAAAGAAAAAACTGGAGACAACTTAACGCcgttaagaaaaataattcaaataccAATAAAAAACCCGAAGAAAATTTGAAGCCTGGAAGAAAATTACCAGGAAATCAA ccACCAAGAGTAAGAACCCATCAATCTCCAGCAACAACAAAACTTGGTGGATCTTCTGATAGAAATTGTAATCATAACCatcaatcaaaattttatgagcAAGGTGTTGAACCGACAATCACCTTAGaagtaaaaattgatgaagatCCTGATGTGAAAACCAATCAGAATGAAAATGAAACAGATACAAACAAAGCAAAACAAGAACAGGACGACATTGACGGTTTAAATCACGagtttattacattattacaTGCAGCGGctcaatttaacatatttttaaaagaaaacgttCCATTTAACCCTTTGGATGAAATTCAAGATCACCTTGAGAAGATGAAAAAAGA gAGCGAAACTCTCAAtgataaacaaaatgttacTATGTACcacaatattttgaaaaagtatgaggttaaaaagaaatctattATTGGTGTTACTCTGAAAGATATCGATGAAAccatcaaaaaattgtttaatttaaaacattcgGGGCCttcattgaaaaaaaaattaggaatTGATGATGAGAAAAAAACGGAAACTGAACAAAACGAGAAAGATACAATTAACGTAAAAAAACCTGAACCAAAAGCGCAGGGAGAATTGGAAGTTGATAATAAACAAGCGTTAGAAACGAGGTCCGAAGATATTGAAGTTCATCATACAATCAAAAAGTCTGAGCAAAAGCAAAGTGATGATGTGGTTGAACCAAAAACTGAGCAAAATCCGGAGAATACCAGATGCATATTATTTTCGGGTTCTAAACCAAAAGTTTCTTTACCCGAGTGa